A region of the Deltaproteobacteria bacterium genome:
CTCGCGCGCGGGCGATCTCATCGGCCACGAGGTGAACGTGGCCGCGCGCATCGCGGAGCGCGCGCTCGGCGGCGAGATCCTGGTGAGCGACGCGGTGCGCGGCGCGGCGGACGGTCTCGCGGCGCGCTTTCACCCGGTGCGGGCGCTCGTGATCGCCGGCCGGGAGCCGCGCGCGCTCTTCCGCGTGCGGGAGACGACCATGTCCGCCGCTTGCCAGACGGCGTCGAAGGCACGATGTACGGAGAGCGCATGACCATGACCCAGAGCATCCGGGACTCCGTCCAGCTCGCCTTCCGGCCGCCGCTCGACTGGCCGGCGCTGCTCGGGTTTGTCGCGCTGCGCGCGACGCCGGGCGTCGAGGCGGTCGCGGCGGGCGTCTACCGGCGGACGATCGCGATCGGCGGCGATACCGGCACGATCGAGGTGCGCGCGGCTGCGGCCGAGCCGCATCTTCTGATGCGTGTCCGCCTCGGGCGCCACGAGCGCCTGCTCCAGGTGGTGGAGCGCGCGCGGCGCCTCTTCGACCTCGACGCCGACCCCGGGCTGATCGGGGGCCACCTCGCGCGGAGCCCGGAGCTCGCGCCGCTCGTCGCGCGCCGGCCCGGGCTCCGCGTGCCGGGGGCGTGGGACGCCTTCGAGCTCGCGGTGCGCGCCGTCCTCGGCCAGCAGGTGACGGTGCGGGGCGCGACGACGCTCGCCGGACGGCTCGTGCGCACCTTCGGCACGCCGCTCGACCCGCCGGAGGACGGCCTCACGCATCTCTTCCCGCGCCCCGCCGTGCTCGCGGACGCGGACCTCGCCCCGCTCGGCCTCCCGCGTGCCCGGGCCGCGACCATCCGCGCGCTCGCCGGCGGCGTCGCCCGCGGCGAGCTCGTGCTCGAGGCGTCGCGCGGGCTCGAGGATGCCGTCGGGCGTCTCGCCGCCGTCCCCGGCATCGGCGCCTGGACGGCGCACTACATCGCGATGCGCGCCCTGGACGAGCCCGACGCCTTCCCGGCGGCCGACCTGGGGCTCCGCCGCGCGCTCGGCCACGGGGCGGCGCCGCTCGAGCCGGCGCGCGTGGCCGAGCTGGCCGAGGCGTGGCGCCCGTGGCGCGCCTACGCCGCGATGCATCTCTGGGCCGGCCTGGCCGGCGAGGAGGGCACATGACGCTCGAGGTGACCGAGTTCCGCTCGCCCATCGGCTTGATCGTGCTGGCGGTGCGCGATGGCGCGCTCGTGGCGCTCGAGTTCGCGGAGCGCTGGCCCGAGCGGCGCGGGCGCCTCGTCAGGCGCTTCGGAGAGGTCGAGCTCCGGCGCGACGCGGATCCGGCCGGGGTGCCGAGCCGCCTCGCTGCCTACTTCGGCGGCGACCTGGGCGCGCTCGACGCCATCGCGGTCGATCCCGGCGGCACGCCGTTCCAGCGCCGGGTGTGGGCCGCGCTGCGGCGCATCCCGCCGGGCGAGACGATCTCGTACCAGGCGCTCGCGCATCGCATCGGTGCCTCCGCCGCGGTGCGTGCGGTGGGCGCGGCGAACGGCGCCAATCCCGTCGGCATCGTCGTGCCGTGCCACCGCGTGATCGGCGCCGACGGGCGACTCACCGGCTACGCGGGTGGAATCGAGCGCAAGCGCTGGCTGCTCGGGCACGAGCGCGCCGGCGCTCTCGAGCAAAGGAGCCTCCCATGACGACGGCCCAGAAGGATCGCGCCCGCGCCTTCCATGCGCTCCACCACGGCGGGCGGATCCTCGTCCTCCCCAACGCCTGGGACGCGGCCAGCGCGCGCATCTTCGAGCTGGCGGGCGCGCCCGCGATCGCCACCACCAGCAGCGGGCTCGCGGCGTCGCTCGGTTACCCGGACGGCGAGCGCATCCCGTGCGAGCTGGTGGTCGGCGCCGTCC
Encoded here:
- a CDS encoding methylated-DNA--[protein]-cysteine S-methyltransferase; this encodes MTLEVTEFRSPIGLIVLAVRDGALVALEFAERWPERRGRLVRRFGEVELRRDADPAGVPSRLAAYFGGDLGALDAIAVDPGGTPFQRRVWAALRRIPPGETISYQALAHRIGASAAVRAVGAANGANPVGIVVPCHRVIGADGRLTGYAGGIERKRWLLGHERAGALEQRSLP
- a CDS encoding DNA-3-methyladenine glycosylase 2 family protein, with the translated sequence MYGERMTMTQSIRDSVQLAFRPPLDWPALLGFVALRATPGVEAVAAGVYRRTIAIGGDTGTIEVRAAAAEPHLLMRVRLGRHERLLQVVERARRLFDLDADPGLIGGHLARSPELAPLVARRPGLRVPGAWDAFELAVRAVLGQQVTVRGATTLAGRLVRTFGTPLDPPEDGLTHLFPRPAVLADADLAPLGLPRARAATIRALAGGVARGELVLEASRGLEDAVGRLAAVPGIGAWTAHYIAMRALDEPDAFPAADLGLRRALGHGAAPLEPARVAELAEAWRPWRAYAAMHLWAGLAGEEGT